One stretch of Streptomyces peucetius DNA includes these proteins:
- a CDS encoding penicillin-binding transpeptidase domain-containing protein, which yields MKTTGRRHAALAVVCALLPTLALGCTDGADDSPDEAKHGGTSTAAIEEAPPPAEGLGDIMVAGRAVTGSEPSGTPKVPYRRTYTEGSLYAAVTGYRSMTYGSAGLEGVYNDELTAGLKGGSSRSGHVVTTIRPEVQVAAAEALGDSKGAAVAVDVETGHILAMVSTPSYDPSAFTGNARSDETAWNKILDDEDKPLLNKALRDAEAPRQTFYLVVAAAALEEGLYRNVDVPTRAPLPYVLPGTTTELTSDDASCSRASIRTALRQSCDNVFAEMAVELGHSTLLKTAEAFGFNDDALLTPVREAVSTYPAGELRDHEVALSGIGWGEVTATPLRMADVMAVIANGGRHTPPSSVDRIVHGDGTVHRPTRQGGSAAGRRVISHETAELLRSAVETAPGAGGVTAWVQPARAYDAVPTSWSLSYAQAKGGSTVAIAVRVENPTDATGDVRPAVAVAERMRLSLS from the coding sequence ATGAAGACGACCGGTCGACGCCATGCGGCCTTAGCCGTGGTGTGCGCGCTCCTCCCCACGCTGGCTCTCGGATGTACGGACGGGGCGGACGACAGCCCCGACGAGGCCAAGCATGGGGGAACGTCGACCGCGGCCATCGAGGAAGCCCCACCCCCGGCCGAGGGGCTGGGGGACATCATGGTCGCCGGTCGAGCAGTCACCGGATCAGAACCGTCCGGAACCCCGAAGGTGCCGTACCGGCGCACCTACACAGAGGGCTCCCTGTACGCCGCGGTGACGGGGTACCGGTCGATGACTTACGGCAGCGCAGGACTTGAAGGGGTGTACAACGACGAACTGACCGCCGGTCTCAAGGGTGGTAGTAGTCGTTCCGGACACGTGGTGACGACGATCCGACCCGAAGTCCAGGTGGCCGCAGCCGAGGCCCTGGGCGACAGCAAGGGCGCTGCGGTCGCCGTCGATGTGGAAACCGGCCACATCCTGGCCATGGTCAGTACCCCGTCGTACGACCCGTCGGCATTCACCGGCAACGCGCGCTCGGACGAGACGGCGTGGAACAAGATTCTGGACGACGAGGACAAGCCCCTGTTGAACAAGGCCCTTCGGGATGCCGAGGCGCCACGTCAGACCTTCTATCTGGTCGTCGCGGCTGCCGCTCTCGAAGAAGGGCTCTACCGCAATGTCGATGTGCCGACTCGTGCTCCGCTGCCCTACGTCCTGCCGGGGACGACGACCGAACTCACATCGGACGATGCTTCGTGCTCCCGGGCATCGATCCGGACCGCCTTGCGGCAGTCGTGCGACAACGTCTTCGCGGAGATGGCCGTCGAGCTGGGACACAGCACCCTCCTGAAGACGGCGGAGGCGTTCGGATTCAATGACGACGCCTTGTTGACGCCCGTGCGGGAGGCGGTGAGCACCTACCCGGCGGGAGAGCTGAGAGACCATGAAGTGGCTCTCTCGGGAATCGGCTGGGGCGAGGTGACGGCTACGCCACTCAGGATGGCTGACGTCATGGCGGTCATCGCCAACGGCGGTCGGCACACGCCCCCTTCGTCGGTCGACAGGATCGTGCACGGCGACGGGACCGTACACCGGCCTACTCGTCAGGGTGGCTCTGCGGCAGGGCGCCGCGTCATCAGCCACGAGACGGCCGAGCTGCTTCGGTCCGCCGTCGAAACCGCCCCCGGAGCCGGCGGCGTCACCGCATGGGTCCAGCCCGCCCGGGCCTACGATGCCGTGCCCACTTCATGGTCTCTTTCGTACGCTCAGGCCAAGGGGGGCAGCACCGTCGCAATCGCCGTGCGGGTCGAAAACCCCACCGATGCAACGGGCGATGTCCGTCCGGCGGTCGCGGTGGCCGAGCGCATGAGGCTGTCCTTGTCGTGA
- a CDS encoding RNase A-like domain-containing protein encodes MRAGDLVLASDPASGQPAARPVVDTFRHDTRKLVDMSVAGGVLTSTVGHRFHVEDRGWVLVADLRVGDRMRTPDGSLRPVTGLRQRGDISPTEVFDLTVDDLRTFYVSPKGSGAQGLLVHNCTNIVADEGTGGAHTLEQHVNKTDSQMMEKARKAQGEVAGRWTDEATAARAVDEAMRQWVQQPGNAKKLDAWVLKEAQNQGKPGYIFDAKRDALPIEWTLRNEGSLGTVFRVGGPAAGEAASNKVRILLKYVGKQHKPTRYVVFTAYPLP; translated from the coding sequence GTGCGCGCGGGCGACCTGGTTCTCGCGTCGGACCCGGCGTCCGGACAGCCCGCGGCGCGGCCGGTCGTCGACACGTTCCGGCACGACACGCGGAAGCTCGTGGACATGTCGGTGGCGGGCGGTGTTCTGACGAGCACCGTCGGCCACAGGTTCCACGTCGAGGACCGCGGCTGGGTTCTGGTGGCCGACCTCCGGGTGGGCGACCGGATGCGCACACCGGACGGTTCACTCCGTCCCGTGACCGGACTCCGGCAGCGGGGGGACATCTCCCCCACTGAGGTGTTCGACCTGACGGTCGACGATCTGCGCACGTTCTACGTCAGCCCCAAGGGGTCCGGCGCGCAGGGTCTCCTCGTCCACAACTGCACGAACATCGTGGCCGACGAGGGCACCGGCGGGGCGCACACCCTGGAGCAGCACGTCAACAAGACCGACAGCCAGATGATGGAGAAGGCCAGGAAAGCACAGGGTGAGGTCGCCGGCAGGTGGACCGACGAGGCGACTGCCGCCCGTGCCGTGGACGAGGCCATGCGGCAGTGGGTGCAGCAGCCCGGCAATGCGAAGAAACTGGATGCCTGGGTGCTGAAGGAAGCCCAGAATCAGGGCAAGCCGGGGTACATCTTCGACGCGAAGAGGGACGCCCTGCCCATCGAGTGGACACTCAGGAACGAAGGGTCCCTCGGCACGGTCTTCAGGGTCGGCGGCCCCGCGGCCGGTGAGGCAGCGAGCAACAAGGTGCGGATTCTGCTGAAGTACGTCGGCAAGCAGCACAAGCCCACCAGGTACGTCGTCTTCACGGCCTACCCGCTTCCGTGA
- a CDS encoding ricin-type beta-trefoil lectin domain protein, translating into MRLSRWLATAAATALAAASLFTGTATAAPAAAPAATAPAVSAAAAPTAPKYFVGAGYGPWNIAVDAAWSTAYGSAANEGYPSAGCRRTAGPAGHELSPGYYQVLVEIYCVPPPPPGSGQIVGVHSGKCVDVKGANTQDGTPIQLYSCNGTSAQAWKLYPDGTLRALGKCMDVQYAKTANGSLIGLNTCHCAANQQWEKLPDGLLRSVHSGRCLDALGWQTGNGARLGIWDCTPHHTNQQWKGPGLGT; encoded by the coding sequence GTGAGATTGTCTCGATGGTTGGCCACGGCGGCCGCGACGGCACTGGCCGCCGCATCGCTGTTCACCGGCACGGCGACAGCCGCGCCGGCCGCAGCACCTGCCGCCACCGCACCCGCCGTGTCGGCGGCGGCCGCCCCTACCGCGCCGAAGTACTTCGTCGGCGCAGGCTACGGCCCCTGGAACATCGCCGTGGACGCCGCCTGGAGCACCGCGTACGGATCGGCGGCCAACGAGGGCTACCCGTCGGCCGGATGCAGGCGGACCGCCGGCCCCGCGGGCCACGAGCTCAGCCCCGGCTACTACCAGGTGCTCGTCGAGATCTACTGCGTGCCCCCGCCGCCCCCGGGCTCCGGCCAGATCGTGGGCGTGCACTCGGGCAAGTGCGTGGACGTGAAGGGGGCGAACACCCAGGACGGCACCCCGATCCAGCTCTACTCCTGCAACGGCACGAGCGCCCAGGCGTGGAAGCTCTACCCGGACGGCACACTGCGCGCGCTCGGCAAGTGCATGGACGTCCAGTACGCGAAGACCGCGAACGGCTCGCTCATCGGCCTCAACACCTGCCACTGCGCGGCCAACCAGCAGTGGGAGAAGCTCCCCGACGGCCTGCTGCGCAGCGTCCACTCGGGCCGCTGCCTGGATGCGCTCGGCTGGCAGACCGGCAACGGCGCGCGCCTCGGCATCTGGGACTGCACCCCGCACCACACCAACCAGCAGTGGAAGGGCCCGGGGCTGGGCACCTGA
- a CDS encoding alpha/beta fold hydrolase: MHTFSATDETVLACHVSGDGRPLVALPGGPMRASAYFGDLGGLGAPAAGLRLVRLDLRGTGGSEAPADPDSYRCDRLVDDVEALRRHLGLEQLALLGHSAGASLALCYTARYPDRVSRLVLVTPGTEAVGLPVAPEDRLATARLRHEEDWFPEAYAALEVITQGKATDSHWEAAAPFAHGRWDTAARAHRAEGAQQRNPAAAAVYGSEGAFDPAATRAALAAYGGRVLLIAGAFDVAAPPPAVAALAEVFPHVETVVLPGAGHFPWHDEPEAFADAVTGFLN, translated from the coding sequence ATGCACACGTTCTCCGCGACCGACGAAACCGTGCTGGCCTGCCATGTCTCCGGCGACGGACGCCCGTTGGTCGCTCTGCCCGGCGGCCCCATGCGGGCGTCCGCGTACTTCGGTGACCTCGGCGGTCTCGGTGCACCGGCCGCCGGGCTCCGGCTGGTCAGGCTCGACCTGCGCGGCACCGGCGGTTCCGAAGCGCCCGCGGACCCGGACTCGTACCGCTGCGACCGTCTGGTGGACGACGTGGAGGCACTGCGCCGGCACCTCGGCCTCGAACAGCTCGCCCTGCTGGGCCATTCGGCGGGCGCCTCCCTCGCGCTGTGCTACACGGCCCGGTACCCGGACCGCGTCTCCCGGCTGGTGCTCGTCACGCCCGGCACCGAGGCGGTCGGCCTGCCGGTGGCCCCCGAGGACCGCTTGGCGACGGCACGGCTGCGGCACGAGGAGGACTGGTTCCCGGAGGCGTACGCCGCGCTGGAAGTGATCACGCAAGGCAAGGCCACGGACTCCCACTGGGAGGCCGCCGCGCCGTTCGCCCACGGCCGGTGGGACACGGCCGCCAGGGCACACCGGGCCGAGGGGGCGCAGCAGCGGAATCCGGCGGCGGCAGCCGTCTACGGGTCGGAAGGGGCGTTCGACCCTGCCGCGACCCGCGCGGCGCTGGCCGCGTACGGCGGCCGGGTCCTGCTGATAGCCGGGGCGTTCGACGTCGCCGCGCCGCCGCCCGCAGTGGCCGCGCTCGCCGAGGTCTTCCCCCACGTCGAGACGGTCGTCCTGCCGGGCGCCGGCCACTTCCCCTGGCACGACGAACCCGAGGCCTTCGCGGATGCCGTCACCGGCTTTCTGAACTGA
- a CDS encoding methionine--tRNA ligase — MTCEGPGDGAFFACAAGAPPGREPLALSFDDFIRTSSDPRHRAGVERLWQRCAEAGDLYRKHYEGLYCVGCEQFYTPEDLVDGRCRDHGTEPQLVSEENWFFRLSRHAGALRELITTGRLCIEPAARRNEVLALIDSGLHDFSVSRSQHRARGWGIPVPGDPDQVVYVWWDALGNYVTGLGYGTADATFDQWWTGSGQRVHLAGKGVLRFHAVYWPAMLLSAGLPLPTDILVHDYLTVDGRKISKSSGTTVDPADLVADVGTDAVRWWLLRDVPRVGDADFTRDRLVARADSDLAGGFGNLVNRVVTMVHRYRDGRPPTPTRGTAPGCEDLARACADSPRAVEAALTDFDFRRAAAAVWTVVEEANRCIDATRPWESAKAERAGDRAAGERLEDVLGALLRACLHLADRLTPFLPGAASRIARQCTPVGGVLPPPMPLFPRLGD, encoded by the coding sequence GTGACGTGCGAAGGCCCCGGAGACGGGGCCTTCTTCGCGTGTGCGGCGGGAGCCCCGCCCGGTCGCGAACCCCTCGCGCTGTCGTTCGACGACTTCATCCGCACCAGCAGCGATCCCCGCCACCGGGCCGGGGTCGAGCGGTTGTGGCAGCGGTGCGCCGAGGCCGGTGATCTCTACCGCAAGCACTACGAGGGGCTGTACTGCGTCGGCTGCGAGCAGTTCTACACCCCCGAGGACCTCGTCGACGGCCGCTGCCGCGACCACGGCACCGAACCCCAGCTCGTGTCCGAGGAGAACTGGTTCTTCCGGCTGTCCCGCCATGCCGGTGCCCTCCGGGAGCTGATCACCACCGGCCGGCTGTGCATCGAGCCCGCCGCCCGGCGCAACGAGGTACTCGCCCTGATCGACAGCGGCCTGCACGACTTCTCCGTCTCCCGCTCGCAGCACCGCGCCCGCGGCTGGGGCATTCCCGTCCCCGGCGACCCGGACCAGGTCGTCTACGTGTGGTGGGACGCGCTCGGGAACTATGTGACCGGCCTCGGCTACGGCACCGCCGACGCGACCTTCGACCAGTGGTGGACGGGGAGCGGGCAGCGCGTCCACCTGGCGGGCAAGGGCGTGCTCCGCTTCCACGCCGTCTACTGGCCGGCGATGCTGCTGTCCGCCGGCCTGCCGCTGCCCACCGACATCCTGGTTCACGACTACCTCACGGTCGACGGGCGCAAGATCAGCAAGTCCTCCGGTACGACCGTCGATCCGGCCGACCTGGTCGCCGACGTCGGCACGGACGCCGTCCGCTGGTGGCTGCTGCGCGACGTGCCGCGCGTCGGCGACGCGGACTTCACCCGGGACCGGCTCGTGGCCCGTGCCGACAGCGATCTCGCGGGCGGCTTCGGCAACCTGGTCAACCGCGTCGTGACCATGGTTCACCGCTACCGGGACGGCCGGCCTCCCACGCCGACGCGAGGCACCGCACCGGGCTGCGAAGACCTGGCGCGGGCCTGCGCCGACAGCCCGCGGGCGGTCGAAGCCGCCCTGACGGACTTCGACTTCCGCCGGGCCGCCGCCGCGGTGTGGACGGTCGTCGAGGAGGCCAACCGCTGCATCGACGCCACGAGGCCATGGGAGTCGGCCAAGGCGGAGCGAGCGGGGGACCGTGCCGCCGGCGAGCGGCTGGAGGACGTCCTCGGCGCCCTCCTCCGGGCCTGTCTGCATCTCGCCGACCGGCTGACGCCGTTCCTGCCGGGCGCGGCGTCCCGTATCGCCCGGCAGTGCACCCCGGTCGGCGGAGTCCTTCCCCCGCCGATGCCCCTCTTCCCCCGGCTCGGCGACTGA
- a CDS encoding DMT family transporter has translation MAHTSAANAGLIISLTIVLTPMLERAGGRGRLPVTFFAAAGVCVVTVGLLLSGTDLHGVRSGDLIMLAAAAVRAGHVALIGRLSMGRTLRPLHLTTVQTVVGGALFLAPVTGDLGVLTYSSGVTWAQLVYLSLFCGVFAFLFQTWAVQRTSASRASLLLGTEPVWAVAVGIGLGGERLTVLAAVGALLMVAGTYWGQTIERTHRTGPQHTGTTAARTPVGLREDSHA, from the coding sequence GTGGCACACACCAGTGCCGCCAACGCGGGCCTGATCATCAGCCTGACGATCGTGCTGACGCCGATGCTGGAACGTGCCGGTGGACGCGGCAGGCTGCCTGTGACGTTCTTCGCCGCCGCCGGGGTCTGCGTGGTGACCGTCGGCCTCCTCCTTTCGGGCACCGACTTGCACGGCGTCCGGAGTGGTGACCTGATCATGCTCGCCGCCGCGGCGGTACGAGCCGGGCACGTCGCTCTCATCGGGCGGCTCTCCATGGGGCGCACCCTGCGTCCCCTGCACCTGACGACCGTCCAGACCGTCGTCGGCGGCGCACTCTTCCTGGCGCCGGTCACCGGCGACCTCGGTGTTCTGACCTACAGCAGTGGCGTGACGTGGGCCCAGCTCGTCTACCTCTCGCTGTTCTGCGGGGTGTTCGCCTTCCTGTTCCAGACGTGGGCGGTGCAACGGACCTCTGCCAGCCGGGCCAGCCTCTTGCTGGGCACCGAGCCGGTCTGGGCGGTCGCCGTCGGGATCGGGCTCGGCGGCGAGCGCCTCACCGTCCTGGCTGCTGTCGGTGCGCTGCTCATGGTCGCCGGAACCTATTGGGGCCAGACCATCGAACGCACCCACCGAACCGGGCCGCAACACACCGGGACGACCGCGGCCAGGACGCCCGTCGGCCTTCGGGAAGACAGCCATGCCTGA
- a CDS encoding TetR/AcrR family transcriptional regulator, whose protein sequence is MPKQVDHEERREAISQAVWHVVSESGLEALTLRAVAGAAGCTTGMVTHYFSDKKMLLAHARTEMHRRMAARIDTLPAGAGAGARDTLCAVAEQALPLDRERHLEAVVWSQFLLTTRHDPALLAEHIRSHASWIRRLNALVRAACPDRPEPEALNDRVRSLVACLDGLALNAVTDPDAYPPDLQRRVLQTQLDLILERNRSQ, encoded by the coding sequence ATGCCGAAACAGGTAGACCACGAAGAACGGCGGGAGGCGATCTCGCAGGCCGTCTGGCACGTCGTCTCGGAAAGCGGTCTCGAGGCTCTGACGCTGCGTGCGGTCGCAGGCGCCGCGGGCTGCACCACGGGCATGGTCACCCACTACTTCTCCGACAAGAAGATGCTGCTGGCCCACGCCCGTACCGAGATGCACCGCCGGATGGCGGCTCGTATCGACACCCTTCCCGCCGGCGCCGGCGCCGGTGCCCGCGACACCCTCTGTGCCGTTGCGGAGCAGGCGCTGCCCCTGGACCGCGAACGCCATCTGGAAGCCGTTGTTTGGTCCCAGTTCCTGCTGACCACCCGCCACGACCCCGCCCTGCTCGCCGAGCACATCCGCAGCCATGCCTCCTGGATCCGCCGCCTGAACGCCCTGGTGCGCGCAGCCTGTCCGGACCGTCCGGAACCGGAGGCCCTCAACGACCGGGTGCGCAGCCTGGTCGCCTGCCTGGACGGTCTCGCCCTGAATGCCGTGACCGACCCGGACGCCTACCCACCCGACCTGCAGCGACGCGTCCTGCAGACCCAGCTCGACCTGATCCTCGAACGGAACCGAAGCCAGTGA
- a CDS encoding GNAT family N-acetyltransferase — translation MTPSAPAITAVASDDPRILRLVRDLDADLAARYSDEPCTGGAHIHPQIRFLLAEVDNRPVGCCALQPFPPPATAAELKRMYVAPEARGRGIAARLLAEAERTATTLGHTEIRLETAVHQPEAIALYTRAGYAPIPNYPPYQHKTLSRCYAKPLHG, via the coding sequence GTGACCCCCTCCGCCCCGGCGATCACCGCCGTCGCGTCCGACGACCCGCGAATCCTGCGGCTCGTCCGGGACCTCGACGCCGACCTCGCCGCCCGCTACTCCGACGAGCCCTGCACCGGCGGCGCCCACATCCACCCCCAGATCCGCTTCCTGCTCGCCGAGGTGGACAACCGACCGGTCGGCTGCTGCGCCCTACAGCCCTTCCCGCCGCCGGCCACGGCAGCCGAGCTCAAGCGCATGTACGTCGCCCCCGAGGCCCGGGGGCGAGGCATTGCCGCCCGCCTGCTGGCCGAGGCGGAGCGCACCGCCACCACCCTCGGCCACACCGAGATACGCCTGGAAACAGCCGTCCACCAGCCCGAGGCCATCGCGCTGTACACCCGAGCCGGCTACGCACCGATCCCCAACTACCCGCCCTACCAACACAAGACGCTCAGCCGCTGCTACGCCAAGCCCCTGCACGGCTGA
- a CDS encoding alanine racemase, protein MRDMVGPGCTLLATLKADAYGFGLLPPAQAVLSAGCDGVAVADLDRAVRLREAGLSGPVLLFARQPPGRRRDRCHGAVRARRHRVRHHDRDALAAHSSGPLQVAVKVDVGQDRLGPQSSMAPTWCAPC, encoded by the coding sequence CTGCGCGACATGGTCGGCCCCGGCTGCACCCTCCTCGCAACGCTGAAGGCCGATGCCTACGGATTCGGTCTCCTGCCGCCCGCTCAAGCCGTGCTCTCCGCGGGCTGCGACGGCGTCGCGGTCGCTGACCTCGACCGTGCCGTGCGGTTGAGGGAGGCGGGCCTGTCCGGGCCGGTCCTGCTGTTCGCCCGGCAACCTCCCGGGCGCCGACGAGACCGCTGCCATGGAGCGGTACGGGCTCGTCGCCACCGCGTACGACACCACGATCGCGACGCCCTGGCCGCGCACTCCTCGGGGCCGTTGCAGGTCGCCGTCAAGGTCGACGTCGGACAGGACCGGCTCGGCCCCCAGTCGAGCATGGCGCCCACCTGGTGCGCGCCGTGCTGA
- a CDS encoding extensin family protein codes for MRDQAARPSTGEQGLNRRALIGGLGAAAVAAPFAGASVARAAEAPGTLALPSEMEAPRALAMKTFSRIDGTPVYYWRSNRGNTALRNWQCTQAFYDRLVVWIRDLRDLSGDAGAGNVSFLVSAGFYVNKPGQHGQGTAMDLDLVRWAGGRQSSPLDRHHAAGDRTLRRRYLAVDAVCRRRFRYVLDGWYNSAHADHIHADFGGLPTVCEKGSRSDTVFVQAMCNNFMGSGLAVDGAWGPLTQSAFDRAKSRLNITGNPHTNYSVWRTMMARVARHGFGDQAF; via the coding sequence ATGCGTGATCAAGCGGCACGTCCGTCGACTGGTGAGCAAGGACTGAACCGGCGGGCACTGATCGGCGGCCTGGGGGCCGCCGCCGTGGCGGCGCCGTTCGCCGGCGCCTCCGTTGCCCGGGCGGCAGAGGCGCCGGGAACCCTGGCTCTGCCCTCGGAGATGGAGGCGCCGCGGGCGCTCGCCATGAAGACGTTCAGCCGGATCGACGGCACGCCCGTCTACTACTGGCGGAGCAACCGCGGCAACACGGCGCTGCGCAACTGGCAGTGCACCCAGGCCTTCTACGACCGCCTCGTGGTGTGGATACGCGACCTCAGAGACCTGTCCGGGGACGCGGGCGCGGGCAATGTGTCTTTCCTGGTCTCCGCCGGCTTCTACGTCAACAAGCCCGGCCAGCACGGCCAGGGCACCGCGATGGACCTCGACCTCGTGAGATGGGCGGGAGGGCGGCAGTCCTCCCCGCTGGACCGTCACCACGCGGCGGGGGACCGGACGTTGCGCCGCCGCTACCTGGCGGTGGACGCGGTGTGCCGCAGACGGTTCAGGTACGTGCTCGACGGCTGGTACAACTCGGCCCACGCCGACCACATCCACGCCGACTTCGGCGGCCTGCCGACGGTGTGCGAGAAGGGCTCGCGCAGCGACACGGTGTTCGTCCAGGCGATGTGCAACAACTTCATGGGTTCCGGACTGGCCGTCGACGGCGCCTGGGGCCCGCTCACCCAGTCCGCGTTCGACCGCGCCAAGTCCCGGCTCAACATCACCGGCAACCCGCACACGAACTACAGCGTCTGGCGGACCATGATGGCCCGGGTGGCACGCCACGGCTTCGGCGATCAGGCGTTCTGA